In Syntrophales bacterium, the following proteins share a genomic window:
- a CDS encoding YkgJ family cysteine cluster protein produces the protein MDNSETIECQRCGRCCLADFRAYVTDDDIQRWKREQRRDILHILTGESTFWQGDRLVSADSGKPRRGCPFFDFDAEQFGCAIYDTRPAACRKYAAGSSELCPQYRGKAPVDDSRHSKEGGSGS, from the coding sequence ATGGATAACTCCGAAACTATAGAATGTCAGCGCTGCGGACGCTGCTGTCTGGCCGACTTCAGGGCCTATGTAACTGATGACGACATACAACGGTGGAAAAGAGAGCAGCGACGGGATATTCTGCATATCCTCACTGGGGAGAGCACCTTCTGGCAGGGTGACCGGCTGGTGTCGGCCGATTCAGGCAAGCCTCGCCGGGGCTGTCCCTTCTTCGACTTTGACGCAGAACAATTCGGCTGTGCGATTTATGACACGAGGCCGGCCGCCTGCCGGAAGTACGCTGCCGGTTCGTCGGAACTTTGCCCCCAGTACAGGGGAAAAGCTCCGGTGGATGATTCCAGGCATTCCAAGGAGGGTGGGTCGGGCAGCTGA
- a CDS encoding TetR/AcrR family transcriptional regulator, producing MIDHPHPQSKDSATTAGIPTAARDVFSKSGFDATGRVDEIARRAGVNKATLRYHIGNKEKLYETVIFGVINRVIDTTTRDIQKAPTPEAKLRTYIKTMV from the coding sequence GTGATCGATCATCCTCACCCCCAGAGCAAGGACAGTGCAACCACGGCCGGGATTCCGACCGCCGCTCGGGACGTTTTCTCCAAAAGCGGGTTCGACGCAACCGGCAGGGTTGATGAAATCGCCCGGCGCGCCGGCGTCAACAAAGCCACTCTCCGCTACCATATCGGTAACAAGGAAAAACTGTACGAGACGGTGATTTTCGGCGTCATAAACCGGGTAATCGATACCACCACGCGCGATATCCAAAAAGCCCCTACCCCGGAAGCAAAGCTCAGAACCTACATCAAAACCATGGTGTGA
- a CDS encoding zinc ribbon domain-containing protein → MPIFEYECVSCKHRFEHLVFSGDEERQPACRKCGGTDVVKLMSCTNTLGGDKTTLCSPGSSRFT, encoded by the coding sequence ATGCCGATTTTTGAATATGAATGCGTAAGCTGCAAACACCGCTTCGAGCACCTGGTGTTTTCAGGTGATGAGGAACGCCAACCTGCCTGTCGGAAGTGCGGCGGTACGGACGTCGTCAAGCTGATGAGCTGCACCAACACCCTGGGCGGGGACAAGACCACTCTGTGCTCGCCCGGATCGTCCCGGTTCACCTGA
- a CDS encoding ABC transporter permease, producing the protein MKARNIHAVARKEMYHLVRDLQSLILAFAIPLILILLFGYALSLDVDNIETVVVDQDRTDLSRDIIRRLDASPYFHVGSYLDDPRAVDSVLDHGRATLAVIIPPGWTRAIRSDREGSLQIILDGSDPNFAGIARGYVNAFMERENLAFLMHFLNRQGLDETAFRPPVEARVRVWFNEDLESRNFIIPGIIAIIIMIAGAMLTSLVIAREYENATMETIKSLPLTAGEFLTGKAIPYFGIGLVDVLVAILMGQVLFGIVMKASFWLMVLASSLYLGVALALGLLISIVTKSQLVANQGAILITYLPSLLLSDFVFPVINMPTSLQVLTRIVPATYYIDILSGIYMKNLGFLHMWPSFAVLAVMLALLAAASLAGLKREGM; encoded by the coding sequence GTGAAGGCGCGAAATATCCATGCCGTGGCGCGCAAGGAAATGTACCACCTCGTCAGGGATTTACAGAGCCTTATCCTCGCCTTCGCCATCCCGCTGATTCTGATTCTTCTCTTCGGCTACGCCCTCTCCCTCGACGTGGATAACATCGAAACCGTCGTCGTGGATCAGGATCGAACCGATTTGAGCCGTGACATTATCCGTCGCCTTGACGCGTCACCCTATTTCCATGTGGGCTCTTACCTGGACGATCCCCGGGCCGTCGATTCCGTGCTGGATCATGGCCGGGCAACCCTGGCCGTCATCATTCCGCCAGGCTGGACACGGGCCATCCGTTCCGACCGCGAGGGATCCCTCCAGATCATCCTTGACGGCAGCGATCCAAACTTCGCCGGCATCGCCCGGGGCTATGTCAACGCTTTCATGGAGCGTGAAAACCTTGCTTTTCTTATGCATTTCCTCAACCGGCAGGGGCTGGACGAAACCGCCTTCCGTCCCCCCGTTGAAGCTCGTGTACGCGTGTGGTTCAACGAAGATCTTGAAAGCCGAAACTTCATCATCCCGGGAATCATCGCCATTATTATCATGATCGCCGGTGCCATGCTGACGTCGCTTGTCATTGCCCGGGAATACGAAAACGCGACGATGGAAACAATCAAGTCACTGCCGTTGACGGCCGGTGAATTTCTCACGGGCAAGGCCATTCCCTATTTCGGAATCGGCCTCGTCGATGTCCTGGTCGCCATCCTCATGGGACAGGTTCTGTTCGGAATCGTCATGAAGGCGAGCTTCTGGCTCATGGTTCTCGCATCGTCACTCTATCTGGGTGTGGCGCTTGCGCTGGGCCTCTTGATTTCAATCGTGACAAAGTCCCAACTCGTGGCAAACCAGGGCGCGATCCTGATCACCTATCTGCCGTCGCTGCTTCTCTCGGACTTCGTCTTCCCCGTGATCAACATGCCCACCTCTCTTCAGGTGTTGACCCGCATCGTTCCGGCCACCTATTACATTGACATTCTGAGCGGTATTTACATGAAAAATCTCGGCTTTTTACATATGTGGCCGAGCTTCGCCGTCCTGGCGGTCATGCTGGCCCTGCTGGCCGCGGCATCCTTGGCGGGACTGAAGCGGGAGGGCATGTAA
- a CDS encoding AIR synthase-related protein, giving the protein MNRIEKALMHGLFVHLHHNIDKVIDFKGFQELNQQVAKVWPGALLIGPEANDDAAVFQLPGMNGFVVGKMESHCSPCVPRPYDAAATGAGGAMRDVVAMGGRPVFLLDFIGTRPLDQEVIVGPCGFSGRCDCGTCKVMTSRERLNLMIKGIKDMCVHMDVFVVGGGLSTSFSDIVPAVVCAVIGRLVTEKPLTKPAKNPGDKLILIGISGNDGNDTLYRAGLVKEMRPALALVKEEKKAMEGALAAFATGKINACSDLGAAGLGAAVCESARYGSLGARVDLSRVPVSVADITPEEILICETQARYVVQVAPEAADEVVRAVRVVTENVAVIGEITAEDKEIFEYDGKIIAAIPNNPSPEMLDELKQ; this is encoded by the coding sequence ATGAACAGGATTGAGAAAGCGCTAATGCACGGGTTGTTCGTTCACCTGCATCACAACATCGACAAGGTAATTGATTTCAAGGGATTCCAGGAGTTGAACCAACAGGTGGCAAAAGTATGGCCCGGGGCTTTGCTCATAGGACCGGAAGCCAACGATGACGCGGCGGTATTTCAGCTTCCCGGCATGAACGGATTTGTAGTGGGCAAGATGGAAAGCCATTGTTCGCCCTGCGTACCCAGGCCTTACGACGCCGCGGCAACCGGTGCCGGCGGGGCGATGCGCGATGTGGTCGCCATGGGGGGGAGGCCCGTCTTTCTCCTGGACTTCATCGGTACACGACCCCTCGATCAGGAAGTGATCGTGGGTCCCTGCGGTTTTTCCGGCCGATGCGACTGCGGTACCTGTAAGGTGATGACCAGCCGGGAGAGACTCAACCTGATGATCAAGGGCATCAAGGACATGTGCGTCCATATGGACGTTTTTGTTGTGGGAGGAGGGCTGTCTACATCATTCTCCGATATCGTGCCCGCCGTTGTGTGTGCCGTGATAGGGAGGCTGGTCACTGAAAAGCCCCTTACCAAGCCTGCCAAGAACCCCGGGGACAAACTTATTCTTATCGGTATTTCCGGAAATGACGGAAACGACACCCTATACCGGGCGGGATTGGTAAAGGAAATGAGGCCTGCCCTTGCCCTGGTTAAAGAGGAAAAAAAGGCCATGGAAGGTGCCCTGGCGGCCTTTGCGACGGGGAAAATCAATGCCTGTTCAGACCTTGGCGCCGCCGGACTTGGCGCCGCCGTCTGTGAATCGGCGCGGTACGGTTCCCTGGGTGCCCGGGTCGATCTTTCCAGGGTGCCCGTATCAGTGGCGGACATAACTCCCGAAGAGATACTGATTTGTGAAACCCAGGCCCGCTACGTTGTTCAGGTGGCGCCGGAAGCAGCCGATGAAGTAGTCAGGGCCGTGCGGGTCGTGACGGAGAACGTGGCGGTCATCGGCGAGATTACGGCCGAAGACAAAGAAATTTTTGAGTATGACGGAAAGATTATCGCCGCCATTCCCAACAATCCGTCACCGGAAATGCTGGATGAGTTGAAACAGTGA
- a CDS encoding ABC transporter ATP-binding protein yields MTPSNTDVITVRDLVKRFGDFTAVDRISFTVKKGEVLGFLGSNGSGKSTTIRMLCGIITPSSGQGHVAGHDIFTEPEEIKQSIGYMSQKFSLYEDLTPSENIRFYLGVYSVPKSRWQERMGWVLETTRLTDVRDRLTKDLPPGLRQRLALGCALLHQPEILFLDEPTSGVDPVTRRHFWTFIGELAAEGITLFVTTHYMDEAMNCERLIMIDSGRIVARGSPAEVIAAACPGRPEADLNDAFIEIMARGETPSREGIRQ; encoded by the coding sequence ATGACGCCTTCAAACACTGACGTTATCACTGTCCGCGACCTGGTAAAGCGCTTCGGCGATTTCACCGCCGTCGACCGGATCAGTTTCACAGTTAAAAAGGGCGAAGTCCTGGGATTTCTCGGCTCCAACGGGTCGGGCAAGTCGACGACAATCCGGATGCTCTGCGGCATCATTACGCCCTCCTCTGGGCAGGGACACGTAGCCGGACATGATATTTTTACAGAACCCGAAGAAATCAAACAGTCCATCGGCTACATGTCACAGAAATTCTCCCTCTACGAAGACCTGACACCCAGCGAAAATATCCGCTTCTATCTCGGTGTCTACAGTGTGCCGAAGAGTCGGTGGCAGGAACGGATGGGCTGGGTCCTCGAGACGACCCGGCTGACGGATGTGCGGGACCGCCTGACGAAGGATCTCCCGCCCGGCCTGCGCCAGCGCCTGGCGCTGGGTTGCGCCCTTCTCCACCAGCCTGAAATCCTCTTTCTCGACGAGCCGACGTCCGGTGTCGATCCTGTGACACGCCGTCATTTCTGGACGTTCATAGGTGAGCTGGCCGCGGAAGGGATAACTCTCTTTGTCACCACCCACTACATGGACGAAGCGATGAACTGCGAACGGCTCATCATGATCGACAGCGGCCGCATTGTTGCCCGGGGCAGCCCCGCCGAGGTCATCGCCGCCGCCTGCCCCGGACGTCCCGAGGCCGACCTGAACGATGCCTTCATCGAGATCATGGCCCGCGGGGAAACACCATCGCGCGAGGGAATCCGACAGTGA
- a CDS encoding ABC transporter permease: MKWLRVKELIRKEFITLFRDRRNRPILIAAPIIQILVFGYVVNYDINLIRVAVLDQARTHESRMLMDTLTGGGIFRIDRIAENSRELEALLLNGAVEIAVTMGPDLSQTIRRGETATVQILADGSMSNMASVRISYTVMALDRMNRLLLRELHPQPMDYGRIDARIRTWYNPNLDSRHFFVPGIVAFVIMLISVILTSIAIIREKEQGTMEQLIVTPLRPVELIAGKTIPYILISFAQMIVVTSFAVYWFQIPFAGSPALLAFAASLFLMSSLGAGIFISTVSATQQQAMMTTFFFMLPAFMLSGFVFPIANMPEPVQWLTYLNPLRYFLVIIRGVFLKGVGMAVLWPQFAALAVLGAILFAGAVGRFQKKLD, from the coding sequence ATGAAATGGCTGCGCGTCAAGGAACTCATCCGCAAGGAATTCATCACGCTCTTCAGGGACAGGCGAAACCGTCCCATACTCATTGCCGCTCCCATCATACAGATACTTGTTTTCGGGTACGTCGTAAATTACGACATCAACCTGATCCGCGTGGCCGTCCTGGATCAGGCAAGGACCCATGAAAGCCGGATGCTCATGGACACGCTGACGGGGGGAGGAATCTTCCGCATCGACAGAATCGCCGAAAATTCCCGCGAACTGGAGGCACTGCTCCTGAATGGAGCGGTTGAAATTGCCGTCACGATGGGGCCTGATCTGTCTCAGACCATCAGGCGGGGCGAAACGGCGACGGTGCAGATTCTGGCCGACGGCAGTATGAGCAACATGGCATCGGTGAGAATCTCATACACGGTCATGGCCCTTGACCGAATGAACCGGCTGCTCCTTCGCGAGCTGCATCCCCAGCCCATGGACTACGGACGAATCGATGCCCGGATACGAACCTGGTACAATCCCAATCTCGACAGCAGACACTTTTTCGTTCCCGGCATCGTGGCCTTCGTTATCATGCTCATTTCGGTGATTCTCACCTCCATAGCCATCATCAGGGAGAAGGAACAGGGCACCATGGAGCAGCTCATCGTCACCCCTCTGAGACCCGTGGAACTCATCGCAGGCAAGACGATCCCCTATATCCTCATCTCCTTTGCCCAGATGATCGTCGTAACATCCTTTGCCGTGTACTGGTTCCAGATCCCCTTTGCCGGGAGCCCGGCTCTCCTGGCCTTTGCCGCATCCCTGTTTCTCATGAGCAGCCTCGGCGCGGGCATCTTCATTTCCACCGTCTCCGCTACACAGCAGCAGGCCATGATGACGACCTTTTTCTTTATGCTTCCCGCCTTCATGCTCTCGGGTTTCGTCTTTCCCATCGCCAATATGCCCGAGCCCGTCCAGTGGCTCACGTACCTGAACCCGCTCCGGTATTTTCTCGTGATCATCCGCGGGGTTTTCCTCAAGGGAGTCGGCATGGCCGTACTCTGGCCTCAATTTGCGGCCCTGGCGGTCCTGGGCGCGATCCTCTTCGCCGGCGCCGTCGGCCGGTTCCAAAAAAAGCTGGATTGA
- a CDS encoding efflux RND transporter periplasmic adaptor subunit, producing the protein MKLRFFIVVFLLLLVVTALLVYRGQQKSHQTELSYSGTIEATRANLAFQVSGRVTSVPAEEGTFVKRGELLAVLDAEEFKSRLEQAEANLERAMRNRDQIEITLDLYQRTLPEDITRAEANHRGRREVAAEAEKDYRRFERLFREDVVTEKQLDAARVHFETARARLDEGDAALRQARENLKKIEAARKDLAAAQAQITASRAMLQQSAIQLRYTELRAPFDGIITSRNIEPGEMATPGREVISLADLSRVDLKIFVDATEIGMVRPGRDVEVRVDSFPGRTFAGTVSFISSESEFTPKIIQTRKERVKLVYLVKVNIPNPELALKPGMPADARLK; encoded by the coding sequence GTGAAATTACGCTTTTTCATCGTTGTCTTTCTTCTGCTGCTGGTCGTCACGGCTCTGCTGGTTTACCGTGGTCAGCAGAAGAGCCACCAGACCGAATTGTCCTATTCCGGAACCATTGAGGCCACCCGGGCTAACCTGGCGTTCCAGGTATCGGGACGGGTGACTTCCGTACCGGCGGAAGAGGGAACCTTCGTAAAACGGGGAGAGCTGCTGGCAGTACTCGACGCCGAGGAATTTAAGAGCCGCCTCGAACAGGCGGAAGCGAATCTTGAACGGGCCATGCGCAACCGCGATCAGATCGAGATCACTCTGGACCTTTATCAGCGCACCCTGCCCGAGGACATCACCCGGGCGGAGGCAAACCACCGAGGCCGGCGGGAGGTTGCCGCCGAGGCGGAAAAAGACTACCGTCGTTTCGAACGGCTCTTCAGGGAAGATGTGGTGACAGAGAAACAGCTTGACGCGGCGCGCGTTCATTTCGAGACGGCTCGTGCCCGCCTGGACGAAGGAGACGCGGCACTTCGGCAGGCCCGGGAAAACCTGAAAAAGATCGAGGCCGCCCGTAAGGACCTGGCCGCCGCCCAGGCCCAGATCACGGCATCAAGGGCCATGCTCCAGCAGTCGGCTATTCAGCTTCGCTACACTGAACTGCGGGCTCCCTTCGATGGAATAATCACGAGCCGGAACATAGAACCCGGCGAAATGGCCACGCCCGGGCGAGAGGTTATCAGCCTGGCCGACCTGTCCAGAGTGGACCTGAAGATATTCGTCGATGCCACGGAGATCGGCATGGTGCGTCCCGGCCGGGATGTTGAGGTCCGGGTTGATTCATTCCCTGGGAGGACTTTTGCGGGAACGGTGTCCTTTATCTCGTCCGAAAGTGAGTTTACCCCCAAAATCATCCAGACCAGAAAGGAACGGGTAAAGCTGGTCTATCTCGTCAAGGTGAACATCCCCAATCCGGAGCTGGCGCTGAAACCGGGCATGCCTGCCGACGCCCGGCTGAAATGA
- a CDS encoding ABC transporter ATP-binding protein: protein MDPAYIDVDAVSMRFGTREAVREVSLSVPRGTIFGLVGSDGAGKSTLLRMVATMIRPVSGSITLDGIDAIREKNRIKPLIGYMPQRFGLYPDLTVEENLDFFMQIFGIPRREWKERKERYLGFSNLLPFLDRQTGRLSGGMKQKLGLACVLVHEPQALILDEPTNGVDPVSRREFWEILDRMRDGGMTILVSTAYLDEGEWCDRLGLMHRAQLLAVETPDALRGDHPDLEEAIITRIQAVDRELADDAFKH from the coding sequence ATGGACCCTGCTTACATCGACGTTGACGCCGTCTCCATGCGCTTCGGGACACGTGAGGCTGTCCGGGAAGTCAGTCTGTCCGTGCCGCGGGGAACCATTTTCGGTCTCGTCGGCTCCGACGGAGCCGGCAAATCAACCCTGCTCAGGATGGTCGCAACCATGATCCGGCCAGTCTCGGGAAGCATCACCCTGGACGGCATCGACGCAATCCGGGAGAAAAACCGGATTAAGCCCCTGATCGGCTACATGCCTCAACGCTTCGGCCTGTATCCCGACCTGACGGTGGAAGAAAACCTGGACTTTTTCATGCAGATTTTCGGCATTCCCCGCCGGGAATGGAAAGAACGGAAGGAACGCTACCTGGGCTTCTCGAACCTCCTGCCCTTCCTGGATCGACAGACGGGCAGATTGTCCGGCGGCATGAAGCAGAAGCTCGGCCTTGCCTGCGTTCTCGTCCACGAACCCCAGGCCCTGATCCTTGACGAACCTACGAACGGAGTCGACCCCGTTTCACGCCGGGAATTCTGGGAAATCCTGGACCGGATGCGAGACGGCGGCATGACCATTCTCGTTTCGACGGCCTATCTGGACGAGGGCGAATGGTGTGACCGGCTTGGATTGATGCACCGCGCGCAATTGCTTGCGGTAGAAACACCGGACGCCCTCCGCGGTGATCACCCCGACCTGGAGGAAGCTATCATCACCCGTATCCAGGCGGTGGACCGGGAGCTTGCCGATGACGCCTTCAAACACTGA